CTCTCTTCTCTCCTAAGCAAGACACAGAGACCTGCTTCCGCGTTTGACTTTGAAAACTGCCCCAATATTCTTGGCAGTTCACCACAAGTTTCTAATGTCGGCGCCCACAAAGGAGTGATGCACAGAAGGTCAAAAACAGAGGGTTCTGTAATTTCAGTTCCGAACAGGATGAGCTCTACTATGCATTgggattttgaaaacacAGCTCCGGGAAGCACCACTTCACATGCCCTAAGGACGGAAGCTGGTGTCCTCAGGAAGAACTCTTCTGCACATGAAGTTGATCCATCCCTACATGCAACCAAGCCACATGGCTGGAAACATTTAGTACCTGGTGTACGTCACAGACAAGAATTAGAAACTCGTCGCAAGAAAGATGAGAAAATTAGCAAGTCCCAAATATCGGGGCCTATACATACCGCAAATTCATTAGGCTGGGGCATTACAAAGTAGAATTATTCTTCCCGATTTTTCATTGGAGGTTTTGTCCATGTATTATTAGTACAAACAAGAGTACAGCTCAACACGGGATATCCATTTCATTATACAACAAATCATTATTTCCCCTCCTCGATTCTAGTGCATACTCTGATCAATGTAATTTTATTAATCTTTCAGCATGTGTTGTCATGCCAATTCAATTCATCCCTAAAAGGTAGTTGGGTAGTCAGCCAAATGTCATGTGCGCTGCCATCCAACATTCCATATCTATGTATTCAATACCATACTTATTGACACTATATCTTAGTAGActaatttctttaacaatTTGTTCTATAAATGAATCTGTAACATTGAGACTGGCtatatattatactttAGTCCATaatttgttaatatatatatatattaccaGCGTGAGTCCAACTTTAGAGACCAAGTGTCTCAAGACAAACGTTCCGATCCATTAATATGCCTGGCCCTATTCCTCCATTGCCATCCGTGTATCTTACCTAGCTGCTTAACTGGGAACCACCCTAAAATAGAAAAGAATTCGACctacacatatatattcaacatCGAGCAAGCAGAAGCCCAGGTGGAATAACACCCCAGGTACCGCACATAAAGTTAATTGCAGCCAGGATACAGACGCATGACTCTAATCTGTAGATCCAAAAAGCGCATGTGTGGGCGTGTTATGTAGAAAACATACTCCCAATTAAACCATTCAGCAGATGCCAGTATGATGCTATGCTCGAGCATCTTAATCAATCTGAGTAAAGTCGACACAACTCCGCCATCCGATCAATCCTGTCAACAGCTGACATCCGATCACCTCATCGCCATCAGAGATCCGATCATCTTTTGAATCCCTCAACAAGCAAAAAGTATCCTTACTATGTATTTGAACCTATCTACACATCAATTCACAACAGACCAACCCCCCGCCCCCACTTCCTCAAAAACCGTCCCCTCCAAAAAGCCCATACCACACTGTATTGTGATCAGAGATGAACTGCGTTCTGACTTTGTATGGCCGTGGAAGGATATGACTGAACACTTCAATCATCAACGGCCCCTCTCTCCCGGAGCACGCATTTGAAAGCCTCTACTACTACATAATGGAAGAAACATATACCCTAAACAACTAGCATCGTGCTTGACCTGGAGCTGAAATGCCTAGATACATGTATCTAGGCATTTCAGCTCCAGGTTTCTTTACGTAGTTGTAGCACATTACTGCGGCAATTTTTAGTGCTGTATCGGAAAGTAGATGTAGGGGCttttttcaacagtttCTGATATATTATTCCAATGTTATCCGAGTTATAACCTTAAAGATCATGGGTATTATAATTAAGGCCATATAAAAGTATCAAGTTTATAAGGTCTACCTTGCAGAATTTGTTTAGATTGTAGGGTGGTTTTGCTTTTTATTCAAGGAATTTGAGATAACGGAGAGATTTTGGATGAGAGAGAGAGATTAGGTAACAGTAAAGTGCTAGAGAAAGAAGTATTATTATCGTTATCGTTGTTGGCTGAATTAGTACAGTGTAGTCTGTATACGTGTCATTGATTAAATTGCTTGGACGCCTcagttttttattttgagtTACACATGGTGGAGAATAGCGGTTGTTTATTAGATGACTGTAATGGGTTATGGTCATGGTATTTGCATAATCTTCGTTGTggtgaatttgaagagCTGAGCAGTGATATTGTTAAATGTAGGCTTATGAAGAGACTGGTCAAGGAGTATTCGGGCGGTACAATGAGTGCCAGTAATAGGGTGTTGCTGGTGTCTGTTCCTGACGATATAAGACAAGGTGCAAGTATTTTGGAAGAGTTTCTGAGAAGTAGTTTGCCGGGGATGAGAGAGGTGCGTGATGGTAATATAACAAAGTTGACAGGTCGGAAGGATTTGTTGAATGGGGAAGATCATTATTTGATAAACGATACGAAGGGGGGTGTCGCCGGAGTGGGTTTGACGGCCAACAGACCTGTGGAGTCTTTTGGTTCCCACTTCCAGCGACAGGATCAATGCGACAATGAGTTTAGTTTTGGTCATAGTAATGCTTCCCTAGAAGAAACATTGAATGTTAGTTTGTGTGCAAACACGGGCTTAGAAAACGTTGCGGGGATATCTACTCAGTTGAAGGGCATAGGTTTCGATCCGGTGAGCAATGATATTTCTTATATGCAGCAGAATATTGATGTCGACCGCCGAGAACATACGTTGGACGGGGGAGGTGTTGGGGATACAGAAGTTGCAAGCGAGAAGCCGAGAAATGGAGAACGTTTTACAACTAGTTTTAAAGCTAATAGCTTAACGGCTGTGGATAACAGCAAGCTTTTCACATTTGGTCTGTCCTCTTCTGCGATATCTACGTGCAAAAACTCAGAGGAAGTGTCGATTAGAAGTAGTGAATCATATCAGTCCTACGATGGAGAGGTTTTGGCGCGTACATTGACTAGAGAAGAACATATCCAGGGCTCTTGTTGCCCAACTGAACATAGACACGAGGAACTCTATAATGAAGGTGACTCTACTTCGGAGCTGAGCAGTGCGTGTAATTCTGTGAGTTCTGATTGCTCCATTTTCCCAAGTATATCCATATCGGGTGACGAGGGTGACTTTAGAATTGTACTTCAGTCCATACTAATCTACAACACGACGTTGGATCAGTTGCTTACCGCGGTAAGGCAATCTAACAACGATACCACAGT
This region of Eremothecium cymbalariae DBVPG#7215 chromosome 4, complete sequence genomic DNA includes:
- the GIS4 gene encoding Gis4p (similar to Ashbya gossypii ADR198C), encoding MVENSGCLLDDCNGLWSWYLHNLRCGEFEELSSDIVKCRLMKRLVKEYSGGTMSASNRVLLVSVPDDIRQGASILEEFLRSSLPGMREVRDGNITKLTGRKDLLNGEDHYLINDTKGGVAGVGLTANRPVESFGSHFQRQDQCDNEFSFGHSNASLEETLNVSLCANTGLENVAGISTQLKGIGFDPVSNDISYMQQNIDVDRREHTLDGGGVGDTEVASEKPRNGERFTTSFKANSLTAVDNSKLFTFGLSSSAISTCKNSEEVSIRSSESYQSYDGEVLARTLTREEHIQGSCCPTEHRHEELYNEGDSTSELSSACNSVSSDCSIFPSISISGDEGDFRIVLQSILIYNTTLDQLLTAVRQSNNDTTVADINDDWLLYDERFSMNNIQMVSLIDIFEMNGVFPKILFYSVVAIPCNNTASKEANSCAEIGKKNASNISNWIYSCISQNTLSQQATTADSAFVFGGPRHYRWHSSEREEHEPLAGDGDSVHREGNRASPLTSGAEIVTNNIPMLSTLPVHSKAFSRTGSVSEPTKTRVNSNREIHKCESHSSITESRRKLSDDNEDMFRSKYIISKNPSKNGLTKISSLGSLSLAHRERMFSCSLPGMLHTVFNGTYASDEHPLAVPRKKVRMPSWRRLHKQSCGKQSCGKRQGFVCCAVM